In Carassius auratus strain Wakin chromosome 48, ASM336829v1, whole genome shotgun sequence, the genomic window CTGAAATAACTCAGGTTTATTATAGTAGAGCGTTGATTGCTCTTCGCTGGAAATACAGTGGGAAACAGTGaaacaaatgcaatttaaatgcaaagttatatattattatttataacttttctctctctctctcaggttgcAGACGGTTGCTTGTATGCCTCCTCCTGTTTCCTCTGCTGTCATCCTAACTAAAGCTGTAGGAGGAAATGAGGTAAATAATGATACATCATAAAACCTTTACAAGCAGACctcattataaaataatgataatttgtatAAACTATCGGAAAAAGAATAACTTTCCAGCAGAACAATAACACAATTTAGtgtattgtataataaataaaacatccagCACAACAACATTACAAACACATTTATCTCAGTTTTACAATTACATTCCATCACAACAAACATGACTTTACAAACAATCACATTCTAATGCAGCAATAACATCTTTACAAACAATCACTTTCCAGTACAGCAATCAAAACTTTACAAACAATCACATTCCATTACAGAAACCACAACTTTACAATCACATTCCATTACAGCAATCACATCTTTACAATCACATTCCATTACAGCAATCATATCTTTACAATCCCATTCCAATACAACAATCACAACTTTACAATCACACTTCATTACAGCAACCACAACTTTACAAACAATCACATTCCATTACAGCAATCACATCTTTACAATCACATTTCATTAAATCAATCACAACTTTACAAACACATTAATATCAAAATTCCAATCAAATTCCATCACAACAATAATAACTTTACAAATAATCATTCCACCACAACTTTACAATCACATTCATCACAACAATCACAACTTTACAAACACATTCATCTCAATTTTACCATCATTATTCCATCACAGCTTTACAAACAATCACATTCCATCACAAGAGTAACAATTTTACaaacacattcataaaaaaaatcacaaaacacatTTCATGAAAACAATCACAACTTTACAAATACATTCCCCTTTATGGGTAACTACTTTACAAAAGCACTCAATCACAATTATCACAACTTTGCAAATGCATTTCGTCACAATGATCATATGTGTACAAGTTTGCACCTACTGAAACATTACAAAACACTCAATCAGAACAATCAAAACTTTAAAAACACATCACAATTTTACAAACACAATTCACCACAACAGTTAAAACTTTACAAATACATTCCTCCATATGGTTAACGAAAACACTCGATCACAACTTTACAAATGCATTTCATCACAATGATCATACTTGCATGTTTCCACCTACTGCAACTTATAAAAAACACACTCCATCACAATAATCACAGCTTTACAATACATTCCTCCATGTAAGTAACAACAAAAATTGATGTCATCAAAACTTTACTTTACAAACAGATCTCACTACAAAATCATGATAACTATTATTTTCACACTTTGTTATAGAAATCATTACTTTACAACAGCACAATTACAACATTTGGTGTATAATAAGAAGTGTAACCCTAGAATTTACACAATCAACCCAGCTTTCTTCCATCACAacttaaaaaaattcttaatcaTAACAATCATAACTTTACAAATACATTCCACCGTAAGGATAACATGTTTCAAAAACACTCAATCACAACGATCACATCTTTACATATGTATTTCAATCACACTTTGTTACACAAATCATAACTTTACAAccattataatatacagtatatttttatgtattcaatgtatatatgtatttaattttttttcaggctGCAGCCATTTTCAATTCTGCATTTGGGAGCTTTTTGGTAAGTCTGATAATACCGAGAGTTAAAAAAAAGGATGGTAAACAAAAAAGCTAAGAAATTAAATCATAATGTGAGACCCATTTCTCTGTCCGGTCTACAGGGGATTGTGTTCACTCCTCTTCTGCTGCTGGTGTTTGTGAGTATAATTCctcttttatttgttatatgtcTCTTCATTGTGAATGTGCTGAACAATACGAACAGTTGTATGGGTGTGTATTTTTGTTCTGCAGTTGACTGTATAATTTTTCccactgtattgtttgtgtgtttatagctGGGCTCCTCTTCTTCTGTCCCGTTCACCTCCATTTTCTCGCAGCTGTTCATGACGGTAGTCGTCCCACTCATAGTTGGACAGGTGAGTGTGTTTGTTGTTGGAGtaaattaaagcaataagccccaataATCGTGCCTAAAActcccttagctgttataaattgactgtaaaccacggcttcacaggggttattgcttttataaaacggttaatccatatacgtatatataaaacggagcaaataaagtgtaacgatattaataaaaacagtattcttccaccaaacaatgaaATTCCTCATTATCAGgtgtggttccaacaaagtggttgccgagcaacacacaaatgtaaacaaaggtgtgtgtttgtagagtaatttacaacagcttcgaacgtggctcaaccaatcagaatcaaggagcaGAACATTCCGTTTTATAATATGCTCTAAATGTGTTTTGATGTTCAAATTATTTCACACAACCTGCCAAATGTCAACAAGACAGTAGTAAAATCACTTCTTATGATGATTTTGACTAATCTTTGACACAGATTGACTGCTTCCCAGAAACAATAACTAAAGTGCAATAGGAAAATCTAGAATTTGAGAAAAATCTATTCATGgatgaataaaaatctaaaaaaggcaTATAGTGCCTGTAAGGGGAAGGATTAGGAGTTTCTGTCTTGAAATGATTCAACAGCAGGAGTTAATATGAAGATGTTTTGTGCATGTAGGTGTGCAGGAGGTTCCTGAGGGAGTTTCTGGACCGCCGAAAGCCTCCGTTCGGGACGGTGAGCAGCGTCGTTCTGCTCATGATCATCTACACCACCTTCTGCGACACCTTCTCTAACACCAACATAGAGCTGGACCATCTGAGTCTGCTCATCGTCGTCTTCATCAGTGagtgtgttgtgttcggtgaaAGAGACATTTGACTGTATCTGCTGTAAGACTGTGAAGAtatctgtgaccctggagcacaaaaccagtcttgagtctctggggtatatttgtagcaatagccaaaaatactttgcatgggtcaaaatgatcgatttatgccagaaatcattagCATATGAAGTAAAGAGcgtgttctatgaagatattttgtaaatttcctcttgtaaataaatcaaaaataaatcaaaacagatttttgattagtaatatgcattgctaagaattcatttgctGATTTTCTccgtatttagatttttttgcactctcagaaaTAGTTGCATTTCGGCCAAATATTttcagatcctaacaaaccagacatcaatggaaagattatttattcagctagtTTAAGACCCTCAGTCTTTTATAACTGGTTTATGCTCCTGGGTCATGTATCGCTAACATTGTTCATTTTTTCCATTTTCAGTATTTTCCATTCAGTTGAGCTTCATGGCCCTGATATTTTTCTTGTCTACAAGGTGAGAAACATATGTTCGCAAAAACACGTTTGTTTTCTGTCATAGCGGGTCTTTCCTTGACATCTGCTGATTTAGACATTATTAGTTAGTTTTTAAGGTTTTCCTttaattttgttcatgtttgaTCCTCACAATGTTGACGAAGCCTGATCCAGTAACTCTTTGATGTGTGACACCACATAACGTGTGTTCATCTGTCTCAATGCATGTGTGATGTTTGCAGGAAATCCTCTGGTTTCACTGCGGCCGATTCGGTAGCCATCATGTTTTGTGCGACTCATAAATCCCTCACTTTAGGTAAAACACACGCATCTGTCTGGATAAAGCAAATATGAAGCATTGCTCAAAAACTCAtgtttgctgtgtgtttgtgtaggtatTCCCATGCTGAAGATCGTGTTTGAGGGTTACGAGCATCTGTCTCTGATATCAGTGCCTCTGTTGATCTATCATCCCGCTCAGATCCTGCTGGGAAGCATCTTACTGCCCTCCATTAAAACATGGATGAGCGGCAGACAGAAGGTAGTGCACGCAGCGATTTGACCAAAACCAATGAAAGTGTATAGTAAAAGCATGTACGTGCTGTGAAATATAAAGTTTGAAATAGGATATAAAGATGCAAAGTTGTTTTTGTGAATGAAgctaattttttttactatatctGAACTCAAGGCCTAAAGAAAATATGATGCATTGATATACATATAGGGAATTTTTATTAAATAGGTCTCTTACAGGaaatatttttcagatttaaATTCTATGCACAATTTTTTGCACTTTATTCTTTCACTGAGCTCAGTTTGGGTCAATGCATTTCAtacagttttctttttctctaaTTTAAATCACTAAAATGTTTTCGTCTGCTTGCCCCTAACATAATTGCTAGAAGTTCACCTgagatttataaattaatatttaacaacacatttgccTGTTCCCAGTTCtctaatgttaattaatagtcACATAACatacaggtaaacaaataaaactgttGAAAATGCATGTCTACAtgtgtatattttcatatttatatatgatgcatattatatataaaaaataatataaatcatatatatgattTACAAGTGTgtaaaatgaatgtgtgtgtgtgtgtattcatatatacataaataaagagtACACACACATTGcgtaaacaaacttattttggatgcaatttcGATTtgatagcatatatatatatatatatatgtatatgtgtatgtatatatgtgtatgtatatatgtgcatgtatatgtatgtatgtaacatTTTAGTTTTACAGATTTAATCAAgtaattacagtttttaataaatgtattcctattctctatttttattatttaagagaAATCCTCTTTTatcctctttttttgttgttgttgttggatcCTTATCATATTTTCAGCCTAAATGATGATAATTTTgtgaatttactaaaaaaatacattaaggcAGTGTGAATGAGGTTGAAAGTGTCATATCTAGAATCAAAGAAATTGGTCAAATGGGCAAAAAAAGGGGCTCAAAGTTAATCTGGTTCTGTTTTAACTCTACATTTACTCCCTTCAGACTCTAATACCTGTATGAACTACACTGTCGACTGGAAGCTGTGAAACACGTGGCTGAGCCAGAATCAACGAGACCAAACCAGACGAGACAAACGCCGATCAGGTGGAGATCAAGTGCCTTAACACGACCCCGGGACCTCAGACGATTCCATGAGCTTTTTTAAACCCAGAcatgaatgtatatttttatttttatatgaagtgTAAAATCTTTTCTTACTTCAATGGCACTCAGACTTTGTCAGatggatttatttttgttttttttagatgaactCCACAGGCTTTGTTCATGTTGCTTCTGGGATTTTTACAGCGGTGAAAACTGATATGTGTGATTGCACTGCTAATATCAACGATGAGAGAGTTTTTGACTCGATGTTTGTTCATTTTGATGCAGTAAAAGGTCACCATTTGACGTGTTATGTTACTCAAGACAATAAAGATTGTCAGAAATTCTGTCTAAACGAGGTTTCGTGTGCAAACTCTTTCTGATCACGTGTTTAGTCATgctgaaaaatgacaaaacaattgTGACTTtgaccacaaacacaacacttttgaataaaatattttcattaaatagtttttttaattaaatacagatTGAATATTTAGTTAAACCCTGATTTATCATGTTCAACATTTTCTGTTGTATCTTATTTGTGGTTTAATCTGAGCTTTCAAACTAGTATTCAGACTGAAACGTATCATCTGTAGTTATTAAACACAATCTAAGGCAAAAGCTTTCTGCTTTTTGTCGTCAAATCTAAGCAGGTTTAATACAGTGCTGTGTTTAGATTTACTTCCATTCTGTTGTTTTATTGCATGTGAAGAATACACATAACGGTTGAACAGTATTATGGTAAAGCTTAAAATGCGGTTTTACAGATTGTAGTATGAGCTTTATGATATCTTTTTCGGTTAgatttcatgatttaaaaaaaatatatatattaaatggcagaaacgggcttccatttccatttgctaggatgttctgggtggttactaGGATATTTTATGTTGTTAGCTTGTCCTAACCAGAAAGTTTGCAAGTGCGTGACTGTTTCGTCACCTAACgtccaaataatttcaaaaataatatatgcATTCGTGTATTCAAATTTGACATTTATTGCAATACTCTTACtatttttaaagttatatataatataactattactaatttatatataatataaattctatTCTAAAATCAGACAGTTACTTGCAGAAAGAAATATTATGTCcttaaaaccaataaaacaagaaaaaaatatttttttatataaaaatgattttactcAGTGTATAAACATAAGCAATTTATAAACAATGTTACATTACCAATCTAATTTTAGTTTCTAGAATTGTTGCAGTTATTGTTGTATTAgctaaaatttgtaaaaaaaaaaaaaaaaaaaaaaaaaacactgccaaAAGTGTATATGTTTTGAATTTATATTATTGAATAActattaaattgtatgaatag contains:
- the LOC113065432 gene encoding sodium/bile acid cotransporter 7; its protein translation is MGLIARARKEWFIIGIVLVITCAKLAPSVGVKGGPLRPEITITYIAVSVIFFNSGLSLKTEELASALMHVKLHFFVQTFTLVFFPIAVWLLLKVLVLTAINEWLLRGLQTVACMPPPVSSAVILTKAVGGNEAAAIFNSAFGSFLGIVFTPLLLLVFLGSSSSVPFTSIFSQLFMTVVVPLIVGQVCRRFLREFLDRRKPPFGTVSSVVLLMIIYTTFCDTFSNTNIELDHLSLLIVVFIIFSIQLSFMALIFFLSTRKSSGFTAADSVAIMFCATHKSLTLGIPMLKIVFEGYEHLSLISVPLLIYHPAQILLGSILLPSIKTWMSGRQKTLIPV